Proteins encoded together in one Ipomoea triloba cultivar NCNSP0323 chromosome 4, ASM357664v1 window:
- the LOC116015012 gene encoding adenosylhomocysteinase-like — protein MAGARVIVTEIDPICALQALVEGLQVLTLQDVVSEADIFVTTTGNKDVIMVTHMKKMKNNAIVCNVGHFDNEIDMHGLETYPGVKRITIKPQTDRFVFPETNRGVIVLGEGRLMNLGCASGHPSFVLSCSLTNQLIAQLELWKEKSSGKYENNKVYLLPKHLDEKVAALHLGKLGAKLTKLSPDQAAYISVPVQGPYKPPHYRKVRRKETKPNASKETDTVNKETKTKTSDGEAKKDEEKGLVLMHYAHQPDFKHGLIKGSMRTQRRKIVIEKLFQANAAG, from the exons atggctggTGCTCGTGTGATCGTGACTGAGATTGATCCAATCTGTGCTCTCCAGGCGCTTGTGGAGGGTCTCCAGGTTCTCACCCTCCAGGATGTCGTCTCTGAAGCTGATATCTTTGTGACCACCACTGGCAACAAGGACGTGATCATGGTTACCCacatgaagaagatgaagaacaaCGCGATTGTTTGCAACGTTGGCCACTTCGACAATGAAATTGACATGCACGGGCTTGAGACGTACCCTGGTGTGAAGAGAATCACCATCAAACCTCAGACCGACAGGTTCGTGTTCCCGGAGACCAACCGTGGCGTCATTGTTTTGGGCGAGGGGCGTCTCATGAACCTGGGTTGTGCCAGCGGACACCCTAGTTTCGTGCTGTCCTGCTCCTTAACCAACCAACTCATTGCCCAGCTGGAGCTGTGGAAGGAGAAGAGCAGTGGCAAGTACGAGAATAATAAGGTTTACCTCTTGCCCAAGCACCTGGATGAGAAGGTAGCTGCCCTTCATCTTGGGAAGCTCGGTGCCAAGCTCACTAAACTTAGCCCCGACCAAGCTGCTTACATTAGTGTTCCAGTTCAGGGTCCTTACAAGCCTCCTCACTACAG gaaagtcAGGCGCAAAGAAACGAAGcctaatgctagcaaagagactGATACTGTGAATAAAGAAACCAAGACTAAAACCTCAGATGGAGAGGCTAAAAAAGATGAAGAGAAGGGGCTTGTTTTGATGCATTATGCACACCAACCCGATTTTAAGCACGGCTTAATCAAAGGCTCTATGCGAACTCAAAGGCGTAAAATTGTTATTGAGAAACTGTTTCAAGCAAATGCAGCCGGCTAG